From a region of the Chloroflexota bacterium genome:
- a CDS encoding DUF2298 domain-containing protein: MPRFAALRALGRRFPDLISLLCLLGILWMAWGVRSIHRADWDGYAPLIHPDEYYLKDAITPNLRVPDSFWSYLNTECEIVLNDQGVAQLKNARNPEEPDVSKQRPSATSGCNSLNPRTVDRGYVYGSLPVATVRYLTEKFYPEIEPDQLTSRTIAVVGRSVSSIADLISIVILFLLGRTLNSRRIGLLAGFCFAWSPALIQHAHFFVVDGQAAMYGLLTLYASTRLAQSRRVLSAVLNTIFAGAALALAVSCKITLAPLGGIIAIAAMVAYWHNPAYLRGDHSPFALFQRLLWSGIYALPFAVLAFLVMWFTLRFSMPDAFNGFWFEERFVDAIANASATSSGEVDAPSSHQWAGRSNYTYELTNMIRWGMGVPLGIAAWLGWLAFGIGLARSSSRQRLLGLLPIWLWTGIYFFWQGGLMIKPMRYLLPIYGPLILFAAWGLISLVDWARREGTPLLFRKVPLHGLAVGLTSMVAIVTLLWGWGFSRIYDRPHTRTQASAWAHANIPPGSTHTSDSWDIGIPGMENWIWTDLQLPIVNENDAGSIEQILQVANQANYLAFTSNRAYDSLDQLPMRFPATLNFFKGIFDGTLGYEKVADFTSYPSFLGIRIADDHATEDWSVYDHPRVTIWKRTERWNIDAARQQILADVNVDEIYKLRPKVATPMPTMLQQTVAEWREQLTSGSWAWVFEGVANSAPLIFWVLALELLGLAAFGLLWRLKLPLPDRGLGMARLVGLFALALIAWLPAAWHWWSFNRFWIAGVYLVLVALGSLSLLRSRHELRLWWQTRRAAILTSQAIYVAGFAILLTIRYLNPDLWHPGMGGEKPMNLAYLTATLKSVQFPPYDPWFAGGYMNYYYWGYVLMGTPMKLLAIRPEIGFNLALISLFAITAQLSGSFGYNLLSTLGRAAKKIERRACFTAVGAAVALMLLGNLVQPVFYFNSARVLGNSELSWSNPEQSSQGIWLEGGSPVADAAAGFAKRLDGESFNLRPEWPYWNATRVIPPSTISEFPFFSFLYGDLHAHIIGLSLLVLLLLGLVGLYKAPTISGRALAGWSVALGILVGALKATNVWDYPLSLALSAVALLVVGWQQSRTVAWPKRWLWIVLPPIALFVVMTLVWSPFNRYLATGDYGKPQLLTNDQRMSIREFTVLYGLWFWILIPWMLLLSRRVWSYRQILVRLIVAATWLVGATVWFISRRGFRRVMADGIELGNPPTLFNNLIMEPINQHAASIFILLPLAIFSIALLWSALAGRTRRREVVPLALTSAGILLLLLTETIVLPGAGRMNVVFKFGYEAWALLALAAASVVPLTLSGFRSVVRSTLAAPLRISWATVTSLLVLGALVYPITATQAKVADRYVADAPRGLDGMAWMEGATWVENREIAIKDDAAAIRWMRANIEGTPTVLEASTSAYRWNSRIATWTGLPTLIGWDGHQNQQRAPAEAAGIIANRKNIIQQIYTAFDANTAQNYLDRYGVSVIYLGGLERAVYGDLLPVFEQLKASGRWRVGYDSGTTQIYLRTDAKVAAPTALPPVELPGIPPDNPVAAISMAEKPLPQATVDNKVETPRVDGFADWAWINQNQAAAVILWLLFFEVVGLLAFPIVAQALRSSLAAAWSASKIAGILLLGWLIWLPTSLGFWQWTRLSVIVGLAMLAALALAAWYFGAAQRIRTTWRQQRRAIIISEVLFISLFAVWTLVRAANPDLWHPYWGGEKPFEFGFLNAVLRSPNMPPLDPFYSQGTINYYYYGLYLMALPMKLFGLNSAIGFNLAVATVGALIGLGAWVVGLVVTRRLKVAAMALVAVALLGNLAGVLPIGTSTGIGGVVRAWQACELGGEGREIACAPLDGDSNLAMMISDALSNGTSENFTRRLAGGVPWFWGPSRVTVSDGLNTINEFPLWSVIFADLHPHLIALPITLLVVALAWEVSRRRRLRRQLPAFGLAALAVGSLAAANAWDVPTYGLVLIVGLMARGWQAPQRRWWATLGYSLLGVATVALGLLLYAPFLGSYKAPVGGVWPIRVGTALVPWLAIYGLFLLVITTWLLLPLKRAEPTPFWNWVKATRGRWLIGYGLAAAAVIVYFLTRSDAAKSAITEPSALPDLATIYKPIFSAGIPVRLVIGLVLAGLIRRFINRVASPSARWAIVLGLVGGLVALGVELIFIRDHLAPGSWEGGPGDSERMNTVFKFGYQVWVLWALSAALLLPHIASALRTSRVAKYSWQTAVSAGVVLALFFPIFGTLSRVGMRFDKPLQGLTLDGLAYMQTAEYSVNNGVVNLADDLTAIRWITENITGTEILLQSEQEFYRAFGVRITANTGLPTVISALHAGEQRPGPLVDQRIRDVMEIYSSLDVLRTQWLLNKYGVDYVYVGQIERLRDPMGVDKFVTMAGVQQVYQNNSVTIYKTTPQLRELAMQWRDGVVPAPVVPNTPIDQAGNQVEAAVALYESDPNNAGYAFEAGKQLWQAGQADRAAAILGRAADVHPNDIGLHHLLGDVLLSLKRYDQVVLAYEQAYNAGPTPQNQTKLGQGYFAWAELDRTKLDAAAAQFSAAIIADSQFADPHYHLAEVYRLQGNNAEARREYETYLSIAPPEGLWVGSAQERLKNLP; the protein is encoded by the coding sequence ATGCCACGTTTCGCTGCGCTGCGTGCCTTGGGGCGACGCTTCCCCGATTTGATCAGTTTGCTCTGCTTGTTGGGTATTCTCTGGATGGCTTGGGGCGTTCGCTCGATTCATCGAGCCGATTGGGATGGCTATGCCCCGTTGATCCACCCCGATGAGTATTATTTAAAGGATGCGATCACGCCCAACTTGCGCGTGCCCGATTCGTTTTGGAGTTATCTCAATACTGAATGTGAAATTGTGCTCAACGATCAGGGTGTCGCTCAACTCAAAAATGCTCGCAACCCCGAAGAACCTGATGTTAGCAAACAACGCCCTAGCGCAACCAGCGGCTGTAACTCACTCAACCCGCGTACTGTTGATCGTGGCTATGTCTATGGCTCATTGCCTGTGGCAACGGTGCGCTACTTAACCGAAAAATTCTACCCTGAAATTGAACCCGACCAACTGACCAGTCGCACAATTGCGGTAGTTGGCCGTAGCGTTTCCTCAATTGCCGATTTGATTTCAATTGTCATCTTGTTTTTGCTGGGCCGCACGCTCAATAGCCGCCGCATTGGCTTGTTGGCAGGTTTTTGTTTTGCTTGGTCACCAGCGCTAATTCAACATGCTCACTTTTTTGTGGTCGATGGTCAAGCGGCCATGTATGGCCTGTTGACCTTATATGCTAGCACCCGCTTAGCTCAATCGCGGCGTGTATTAAGTGCGGTGCTCAACACGATTTTTGCTGGCGCAGCGTTGGCCTTGGCGGTCTCCTGCAAAATCACGCTCGCTCCACTTGGCGGGATTATTGCAATTGCTGCGATGGTAGCCTATTGGCACAATCCAGCCTATTTACGTGGTGACCATTCGCCATTTGCCCTATTCCAACGGTTGTTGTGGAGTGGGATTTATGCCTTGCCGTTTGCTGTCCTCGCCTTTTTAGTAATGTGGTTTACCCTGCGATTTAGCATGCCCGATGCCTTCAATGGTTTTTGGTTTGAAGAACGCTTTGTTGATGCAATTGCCAATGCCAGCGCAACTTCGTCGGGCGAGGTTGATGCCCCATCATCACATCAATGGGCGGGTCGCAGCAACTACACCTACGAATTAACCAACATGATTCGTTGGGGCATGGGTGTACCCTTGGGTATTGCGGCGTGGCTTGGCTGGCTAGCCTTTGGAATTGGCTTGGCGCGTTCAAGTTCGCGACAACGCTTGCTAGGGCTTTTGCCAATTTGGCTCTGGACAGGGATTTACTTCTTCTGGCAGGGCGGCTTGATGATCAAGCCAATGCGCTATTTGCTGCCGATTTATGGCCCATTAATTTTGTTTGCGGCATGGGGCTTGATTAGCTTGGTCGATTGGGCGCGGCGCGAAGGCACACCCTTGCTCTTCCGTAAAGTGCCGTTGCATGGCTTAGCAGTTGGCCTAACCAGCATGGTGGCGATTGTAACCCTGCTTTGGGGCTGGGGTTTTAGCCGCATTTATGATCGCCCACATACTCGCACCCAAGCTTCGGCTTGGGCCCACGCCAACATTCCCCCAGGCAGCACTCACACCTCAGATTCGTGGGATATTGGCATTCCAGGTATGGAAAATTGGATCTGGACTGATCTTCAGTTGCCAATTGTCAATGAAAATGATGCTGGCTCGATTGAGCAAATATTGCAAGTTGCCAACCAAGCCAACTATTTAGCTTTTACCTCAAATCGCGCCTACGATTCGCTTGATCAATTGCCAATGCGTTTTCCGGCCACGCTCAATTTCTTCAAAGGCATTTTTGATGGCACGCTGGGCTATGAAAAAGTTGCCGATTTTACTTCTTATCCCTCATTTTTGGGCATTCGGATCGCCGATGATCACGCCACCGAAGATTGGAGCGTCTACGATCATCCACGGGTGACAATTTGGAAGCGCACTGAACGCTGGAATATTGACGCAGCACGGCAGCAAATTTTGGCCGATGTGAATGTTGATGAAATTTATAAACTGCGGCCCAAAGTTGCCACGCCCATGCCAACCATGCTTCAGCAAACTGTGGCCGAATGGCGCGAACAGTTGACTTCTGGTTCGTGGGCTTGGGTTTTTGAAGGGGTTGCTAATAGTGCCCCGTTGATCTTTTGGGTGCTGGCGCTTGAACTATTGGGCTTGGCAGCGTTTGGTTTGCTGTGGCGTTTGAAATTGCCGTTGCCTGATCGCGGTTTGGGCATGGCACGACTGGTCGGCTTATTTGCCCTCGCTTTGATTGCATGGCTACCAGCGGCTTGGCATTGGTGGTCGTTCAATCGCTTCTGGATTGCCGGAGTATATCTGGTTTTGGTGGCGTTGGGCAGCCTCAGTTTGCTGCGTTCGCGCCATGAATTACGCTTGTGGTGGCAAACGCGCCGCGCGGCAATTCTCACCTCGCAAGCGATTTATGTGGCTGGTTTTGCAATTCTGCTAACAATTCGCTATCTCAACCCCGATTTGTGGCATCCAGGCATGGGTGGCGAAAAGCCCATGAATTTGGCCTATCTGACGGCCACGCTCAAATCGGTGCAATTCCCGCCGTATGACCCATGGTTTGCGGGCGGCTATATGAATTACTATTATTGGGGCTATGTGCTGATGGGCACGCCAATGAAATTGTTGGCGATTCGGCCTGAGATTGGCTTCAATCTGGCATTAATTAGCTTATTTGCGATCACCGCCCAATTAAGTGGTAGTTTTGGCTATAACCTGCTCTCAACTCTTGGGCGGGCGGCCAAGAAAATCGAACGTCGCGCTTGTTTCACGGCGGTTGGCGCTGCGGTAGCCTTGATGCTTTTGGGCAATTTGGTTCAGCCAGTTTTCTATTTCAACAGTGCGCGGGTTTTGGGCAACAGCGAATTGAGTTGGTCGAATCCTGAACAATCGAGCCAAGGCATTTGGCTTGAGGGTGGTTCGCCCGTGGCTGATGCCGCCGCAGGCTTTGCCAAACGGCTCGATGGCGAATCGTTCAATTTGCGCCCAGAATGGCCGTATTGGAACGCCACACGCGTGATTCCGCCCAGCACAATCAGCGAATTTCCCTTCTTCTCGTTTTTATATGGCGATCTGCATGCCCACATTATTGGGCTTTCGCTGCTCGTTTTGCTATTGCTCGGCTTAGTTGGCTTGTACAAAGCACCAACGATTTCAGGTCGAGCCTTGGCTGGTTGGAGCGTGGCGCTAGGCATTTTGGTTGGCGCACTCAAAGCGACCAATGTTTGGGATTACCCGCTGAGCCTCGCACTATCTGCCGTTGCCTTGCTGGTGGTCGGCTGGCAGCAAAGCCGCACTGTGGCTTGGCCCAAGCGTTGGCTGTGGATTGTGCTCCCGCCAATCGCCCTGTTTGTGGTGATGACCCTGGTTTGGTCGCCATTCAACCGCTATTTGGCAACCGGCGATTATGGCAAACCCCAATTGCTGACTAACGATCAACGCATGAGCATTCGCGAATTTACGGTGCTCTATGGTCTGTGGTTCTGGATTTTGATTCCATGGATGTTGCTGCTGTCGCGACGAGTTTGGTCGTATCGGCAAATTCTTGTGCGTTTAATCGTTGCTGCCACATGGCTTGTTGGCGCTACAGTTTGGTTTATTTCTCGGCGCGGATTTCGTCGCGTCATGGCTGATGGAATTGAACTTGGGAATCCGCCAACGTTATTTAATAATTTGATTATGGAGCCAATTAATCAACATGCGGCTTCGATTTTCATTTTGTTACCGTTAGCGATCTTTAGTATTGCGCTGTTGTGGAGCGCCTTGGCTGGCCGCACCCGACGGCGCGAAGTTGTACCATTGGCCTTGACCAGTGCTGGCATTTTGCTCTTGCTCTTGACCGAAACGATTGTGCTGCCTGGTGCTGGCCGCATGAATGTGGTCTTTAAATTTGGCTACGAGGCGTGGGCACTGTTGGCTTTGGCGGCTGCCAGCGTTGTGCCATTGACCTTGAGCGGCTTTCGTAGCGTTGTGCGTTCGACCTTGGCAGCTCCGTTGCGCATTTCGTGGGCAACTGTTACTAGTTTGTTGGTGCTGGGTGCTTTGGTCTATCCAATCACCGCCACCCAAGCCAAAGTGGCCGATCGCTATGTGGCCGACGCGCCGCGTGGGCTTGATGGCATGGCTTGGATGGAAGGCGCGACGTGGGTCGAAAATCGCGAAATTGCGATTAAAGATGATGCGGCGGCAATTCGTTGGATGCGAGCGAACATTGAGGGCACTCCAACCGTGCTCGAAGCTAGCACCTCAGCCTATCGCTGGAACAGCCGAATTGCGACCTGGACTGGCCTGCCAACCTTGATTGGTTGGGATGGGCATCAGAACCAGCAACGTGCGCCCGCCGAAGCAGCAGGCATTATCGCCAACCGCAAAAATATCATTCAGCAAATTTATACCGCGTTTGATGCTAATACTGCCCAAAATTACCTTGATCGCTATGGCGTGAGCGTGATTTACCTTGGCGGTTTGGAACGCGCAGTGTATGGCGATTTGTTGCCAGTTTTCGAGCAACTTAAAGCTTCGGGGCGCTGGCGCGTTGGTTATGATAGCGGCACAACCCAAATCTACCTGCGCACTGATGCGAAAGTTGCTGCGCCAACTGCCTTGCCACCAGTCGAATTGCCTGGTATTCCGCCCGATAATCCAGTTGCCGCGATTAGCATGGCCGAAAAGCCCTTGCCCCAAGCAACCGTTGACAATAAAGTCGAAACTCCACGAGTCGATGGCTTCGCCGATTGGGCTTGGATCAATCAAAATCAAGCGGCGGCAGTGATTTTGTGGTTGCTGTTTTTTGAAGTTGTTGGCTTGTTGGCCTTCCCGATTGTGGCGCAAGCCTTGCGTTCATCGTTAGCGGCGGCTTGGAGTGCCAGCAAAATTGCAGGTATTTTGCTACTTGGTTGGCTGATTTGGTTGCCAACCAGCTTGGGCTTTTGGCAATGGACGCGGCTCAGCGTGATTGTTGGTTTGGCAATGTTGGCGGCCTTGGCGCTGGCGGCTTGGTATTTTGGCGCAGCCCAACGGATTCGCACCACATGGCGACAACAACGGCGAGCAATTATCATCAGCGAAGTGCTATTTATCAGCTTGTTTGCGGTTTGGACCTTGGTTCGGGCTGCCAACCCTGATTTGTGGCATCCCTACTGGGGCGGCGAAAAGCCCTTTGAATTTGGCTTCTTGAATGCGGTGCTGCGTTCGCCCAACATGCCACCGCTTGATCCCTTCTATTCGCAAGGCACGATCAACTACTACTACTATGGCCTGTATCTGATGGCCTTGCCCATGAAACTCTTTGGCCTCAACTCGGCGATTGGCTTCAACTTGGCGGTTGCCACGGTTGGCGCATTGATCGGGCTTGGCGCTTGGGTAGTGGGCTTGGTGGTTACGCGGCGGCTCAAAGTCGCGGCGATGGCCTTGGTTGCGGTGGCCTTGCTCGGCAATTTAGCCGGCGTATTGCCAATTGGCACCTCAACCGGAATTGGCGGGGTAGTGCGAGCTTGGCAGGCCTGCGAGTTGGGCGGCGAAGGTCGCGAAATCGCCTGTGCTCCGCTCGATGGTGACAGCAACTTAGCTATGATGATCAGCGATGCGTTGTCCAATGGCACAAGCGAAAACTTCACGCGACGCTTAGCTGGCGGCGTGCCATGGTTCTGGGGGCCAAGTCGGGTCACGGTTAGCGATGGCCTGAATACGATTAATGAATTTCCGCTGTGGAGCGTCATTTTTGCCGATTTGCACCCGCACCTGATTGCTTTGCCAATTACCTTGCTGGTGGTGGCCTTGGCGTGGGAAGTGAGCCGACGACGACGTTTGCGCCGACAATTGCCAGCCTTTGGTTTGGCGGCCTTGGCAGTTGGTTCGCTGGCGGCAGCCAATGCCTGGGATGTGCCAACCTATGGCTTGGTGCTGATTGTTGGCTTGATGGCGCGTGGTTGGCAAGCACCGCAACGCCGTTGGTGGGCGACGCTGGGCTATAGTTTGCTGGGCGTGGCGACGGTTGCGCTTGGGTTGCTGCTGTATGCGCCATTCTTGGGCAGCTACAAAGCTCCGGTTGGTGGGGTTTGGCCAATTCGAGTGGGCACGGCGTTAGTGCCATGGTTGGCGATTTATGGGCTGTTTTTGCTGGTCATCACAACCTGGTTGTTGTTACCACTCAAACGGGCTGAGCCAACTCCATTCTGGAATTGGGTTAAGGCGACACGCGGGCGTTGGCTGATTGGCTATGGTTTGGCCGCCGCCGCCGTGATCGTCTATTTCTTGACCCGCAGCGATGCCGCCAAGAGCGCGATTACTGAACCTTCAGCATTGCCTGATCTGGCGACGATTTACAAGCCAATTTTCAGTGCTGGTATTCCGGTGCGTTTGGTGATTGGCCTAGTGTTGGCGGGCTTAATTCGGCGCTTTATCAATCGCGTGGCCTCGCCCTCAGCGCGTTGGGCGATTGTATTGGGCTTGGTTGGCGGCTTAGTAGCCTTGGGTGTTGAGCTGATTTTCATCCGCGATCACCTTGCGCCAGGCTCGTGGGAAGGTGGCCCGGGCGATTCCGAGCGCATGAACACAGTCTTCAAGTTTGGCTATCAAGTTTGGGTCTTGTGGGCGTTGAGTGCGGCCTTACTCTTGCCGCATATTGCCTCAGCTTTACGTACCTCGCGGGTTGCCAAATATAGCTGGCAAACGGCGGTTAGTGCAGGGGTAGTGCTGGCGCTGTTCTTCCCAATTTTTGGCACACTCAGCCGCGTTGGCATGCGCTTCGACAAGCCCTTGCAAGGCTTGACGCTCGATGGTTTGGCCTATATGCAAACTGCCGAATATAGCGTTAACAATGGTGTAGTCAATTTGGCCGATGATTTAACTGCGATTCGCTGGATCACCGAAAATATCACTGGCACCGAAATTTTGCTGCAATCGGAGCAAGAATTTTATCGCGCCTTTGGGGTACGAATCACCGCCAATACTGGCTTGCCAACCGTGATCAGCGCTCTGCACGCTGGTGAGCAACGGCCTGGCCCATTGGTTGATCAACGCATCCGCGATGTGATGGAGATTTACAGTAGCCTTGATGTGTTGCGCACTCAATGGTTGCTCAATAAATATGGCGTAGATTATGTGTATGTTGGCCAAATTGAGCGCCTGCGCGACCCGATGGGCGTTGATAAATTTGTAACGATGGCTGGGGTGCAGCAAGTTTATCAAAATAATAGTGTTACGATTTATAAAACTACACCGCAACTACGCGAATTGGCGATGCAATGGCGTGATGGAGTTGTGCCAGCGCCAGTTGTGCCAAATACGCCGATTGATCAGGCGGGCAACCAAGTTGAAGCAGCGGTAGCCTTGTATGAGAGCGACCCCAATAATGCTGGCTATGCTTTCGAGGCGGGCAAGCAATTGTGGCAAGCGGGGCAGGCTGATCGCGCGGCGGCGATTTTGGGTCGCGCTGCCGATGTGCACCCCAACGACATTGGCTTGCACCATCTTTTGGGCGATGTATTGCTCTCGTTGAAACGCTACGATCAAGTGGTATTGGCCTATGAACAAGCCTATAATGCTGGGCCAACCCCGCAAAACCAAACCAAACTTGGTCAAGGCTATTTTGCTTGGGCCGAGCTTGACCGTACCAAACTTGATGCAGCGGCGGCACAATTTAGTGCAGCGATTATTGCCGATAGCCAATT
- a CDS encoding GAF domain-containing protein has product MRQSLLRQVFSGYLLFGSVIIGVGLVMNGIVRQQLMREFQASDQALGQAIAVQTDSRLQNARDSLVALAALDPAIFTASAFPAMENAFKAFKAARPDIDRVYWIDRRGHMQVSVPYDIRTLGTDFSEERIFLRASQADTPFINGGSVDLTTFNAVAIIAIPIRDQQNQFVGILATNVLLADFSQPLNLIVNQPSQQAQGLRLSMLDDRGMLIASQERERLLQPIGSEIPGVEAALLGQPTSQLGLDLQQQQWLYSSVPVPSVGWVVIVQRPASAVFQVVNRFSTWLLVVALLFAGGGWLFWLFLVRHMIHPLHHLATSYQLVEPTVNRPKTSQLSIRHDEVGTLARSLQRLDQDISKRLSELQILLETSNAVVGTLDPQTVIDTITHEVQRLVDSQAVVVLVPDDHGALRVLASTGRSKAYDHTVSVQPNDPLSPSATALRQGQPVQMLADSGEYFPASIAKQGFRALLAIPIISHHVGNVVVMVYRTNAQAFDANDLKLLLMFANYATLAWEHAVLYERSDVRLQAVAHENEQLYLAATHEKQTLAAIIDSMRDGLILAGVDDRLLVANPRARTLLALGDGAIDQLSLTEIYQRLRQQAVDQTQYDRGFAQAQSRQPQVWLLETVNDTNTTVFEIHYFHVGDQQQLIGYGLVLRDITHEHEVEQFKTTLLAAVGHELRTPLAAIKGNASTLLQDDIVWPLAEQRHFLSTISSEADRLASMVTNLLDISRFEAGLLPLQREWYALDQLIAAGIQRVARPIPRLELDLPTPASAIYVDAARFEVVIRNLVANGLAYGEGFIQIQARCEQQHLIVQVRDDGPGIANHDLPYVFQRFYRAHHGIQRRSGGTGLGLAICKAFIEAHGGKIWGENDQTGTTIVFQIPIAGNAK; this is encoded by the coding sequence TTGCGACAATCACTTCTCCGTCAAGTATTCAGTGGCTATTTATTATTTGGGAGTGTGATTATTGGAGTTGGTTTAGTGATGAATGGCATTGTGCGCCAGCAACTGATGCGCGAGTTTCAGGCCAGCGATCAAGCCTTAGGCCAAGCCATTGCCGTGCAAACCGATAGTCGGCTGCAAAATGCCCGCGATTCATTAGTCGCGCTGGCCGCCTTAGATCCCGCAATCTTTACTGCAAGCGCCTTTCCCGCTATGGAGAATGCATTTAAGGCCTTCAAGGCAGCCCGCCCCGATATCGATCGGGTGTATTGGATCGATCGACGTGGCCATATGCAAGTTTCAGTTCCCTACGATATTCGCACGCTTGGCACTGATTTTAGTGAGGAACGAATTTTTCTGCGGGCGAGCCAAGCCGATACACCTTTTATCAATGGTGGCTCGGTTGATCTAACCACCTTTAATGCCGTGGCGATTATTGCGATTCCCATTCGCGATCAGCAAAATCAGTTTGTCGGAATTTTGGCAACCAATGTGCTTTTGGCCGATTTTAGCCAACCCTTGAATCTAATTGTGAATCAACCAAGCCAGCAAGCCCAAGGCCTACGCCTGAGTATGCTTGATGATCGTGGGATGTTAATCGCCAGCCAAGAGCGTGAGCGCTTACTCCAGCCAATTGGCAGCGAAATACCAGGCGTTGAGGCGGCACTGCTAGGCCAGCCAACCAGTCAACTTGGGCTTGATCTGCAACAACAGCAGTGGTTATATAGCTCGGTTCCAGTTCCCAGCGTTGGTTGGGTAGTGATTGTGCAACGCCCTGCAAGTGCGGTTTTTCAAGTTGTCAATCGCTTTAGTACTTGGCTGTTGGTGGTGGCTTTGCTGTTTGCTGGTGGTGGTTGGTTATTCTGGCTTTTTTTGGTGCGCCATATGATTCATCCTTTGCATCATTTGGCTACGAGTTATCAGCTGGTCGAGCCTACGGTCAATCGCCCGAAAACTAGCCAGCTCAGCATTCGCCACGATGAAGTTGGGACGCTTGCCCGCTCATTGCAACGGCTTGATCAGGATATTAGCAAACGCCTGAGTGAACTTCAAATTTTATTGGAAACCTCGAATGCAGTGGTCGGCACGCTTGATCCGCAAACCGTGATTGATACGATTACCCATGAAGTGCAACGTTTAGTCGATAGTCAAGCGGTTGTCGTTTTAGTTCCCGATGATCATGGAGCCTTGCGCGTTTTAGCCAGCACAGGCCGCAGTAAAGCCTATGATCACACTGTTTCAGTTCAACCAAATGACCCCTTATCGCCTTCGGCTACCGCCTTGCGCCAAGGCCAACCAGTCCAAATGTTGGCCGATAGCGGCGAGTATTTCCCAGCTTCGATTGCCAAACAAGGCTTTCGGGCCTTACTAGCGATTCCGATTATTAGCCATCATGTTGGCAATGTAGTGGTGATGGTCTATCGCACCAACGCCCAAGCCTTCGATGCCAATGATCTAAAATTGCTCTTGATGTTTGCCAATTATGCGACCCTTGCCTGGGAACATGCAGTATTGTATGAACGCAGTGATGTGCGCTTACAGGCGGTTGCCCACGAAAATGAGCAACTTTATTTAGCGGCCACCCATGAAAAACAAACTTTGGCGGCAATTATTGATAGTATGCGCGATGGGCTGATTTTGGCAGGTGTTGATGATCGTTTGCTGGTGGCCAATCCTCGCGCACGAACACTGCTAGCACTTGGCGATGGCGCAATTGACCAACTAAGTTTAACTGAAATCTATCAACGCCTACGGCAGCAGGCGGTCGATCAAACGCAGTATGATCGCGGTTTTGCCCAAGCCCAAAGCCGCCAGCCACAGGTTTGGCTGCTCGAAACGGTCAACGATACCAATACCACTGTCTTTGAAATTCACTATTTTCATGTTGGCGATCAGCAACAGTTGATTGGCTATGGCTTGGTCTTGCGCGATATTACCCATGAACATGAAGTTGAGCAATTTAAAACAACCCTGCTAGCAGCCGTTGGCCATGAGTTACGCACCCCGTTAGCCGCAATTAAAGGCAATGCCTCGACCTTGTTGCAAGATGATATTGTTTGGCCGCTAGCTGAGCAGCGCCACTTTTTAAGCACCATTAGCAGCGAAGCCGATCGCTTGGCCAGCATGGTGACCAATTTGCTGGATATCTCACGCTTTGAAGCTGGATTATTGCCGCTGCAACGCGAATGGTATGCACTCGATCAGCTGATCGCTGCGGGAATTCAGCGCGTGGCCCGCCCAATTCCACGCCTGGAGCTTGATTTACCTACCCCAGCTTCAGCGATTTATGTCGATGCCGCTCGCTTTGAGGTCGTGATTCGCAATTTGGTCGCCAATGGTTTAGCCTATGGCGAAGGTTTTATTCAGATTCAAGCTCGTTGTGAGCAACAACACTTAATTGTTCAGGTGCGTGATGATGGCCCAGGCATCGCCAACCATGATCTGCCCTATGTTTTCCAGCGCTTTTATCGCGCACACCATGGCATTCAACGTCGTTCTGGTGGCACTGGCCTAGGCCTCGCGATCTGCAAGGCATTTATTGAGGCTCATGGCGGTAAAATCTGGGGTGAAAACGATCAGACCGGAACAACGATAGTCTTTCAAATTCCAATCGCGGGCAACGCCAAATAA
- a CDS encoding response regulator transcription factor has translation MATQPVRVLLAEDEDVLRDFIRRNLQVRGFEVLEATNGLEALALWHTEQPQLIILDLMMPRLTGFEVCQRIREQSIVPIIVLTALDAERDKVMAFDLGADDYLCKPFGVDELLARIRAVLRRSQWSVQPQASGTKRYGELEIDLEAHSVRRAGLDVRLTPTEFALLAYLITHPNKVLTHRMLLQQVWGDQYRDEAEYLRVYIGRLRRKLEADPSNPRHLLTEAGIGYRFVG, from the coding sequence ATGGCAACGCAGCCAGTTCGGGTATTACTTGCCGAGGACGAAGATGTTTTGCGGGATTTTATTCGGCGGAATCTCCAGGTGCGTGGGTTTGAGGTGTTGGAAGCAACCAATGGGCTTGAGGCCTTGGCACTTTGGCATACAGAACAACCACAATTAATTATTTTGGATCTAATGATGCCGCGTTTAACTGGCTTTGAGGTCTGTCAGCGCATTCGCGAACAATCAATTGTGCCAATTATTGTGCTAACCGCCTTAGATGCCGAGCGCGATAAAGTTATGGCGTTTGATTTAGGTGCTGACGATTATTTATGTAAACCTTTTGGAGTCGATGAGTTGCTGGCGCGAATTAGGGCAGTCTTGCGCCGTAGCCAATGGAGTGTTCAGCCCCAAGCTTCAGGCACCAAACGCTATGGCGAGTTGGAGATTGATCTTGAAGCACATAGCGTTCGGCGGGCAGGCCTCGATGTACGATTAACTCCAACCGAATTTGCTCTTTTGGCCTATCTGATCACCCATCCCAATAAAGTGCTGACCCATCGCATGCTCTTGCAGCAGGTGTGGGGCGATCAATATCGCGATGAAGCTGAATATTTACGGGTCTATATTGGGCGCTTACGCCGCAAACTTGAAGCTGATCCTAGTAATCCACGCCATTTGCTGACCGAGGCGGGCATTGGCTATCGCTTCGTTGGTTAG